One window of Chitinivibrionales bacterium genomic DNA carries:
- a CDS encoding histone deacetylase — protein MENTGVSSHSTAKKGTGFVYHDKYARHQLTQGHPECPQRLEAIREMMASEGFDKRVCSLSPVDDMAKVLSFVRKIHSEEHCESLKENPETWEVAMLAAGGAMAGVDAVFSGQCKNVFCALRPPGHHANNNGLHYDGLNQGEGFCFINNIAVAARYAQAAWGCKDILIIDWDIHHGNGTEWAFYEDPTVFYFSTHVFWTFPGTGHPGKKGRGAGEGYTLNCPLEPYSGDDEILQVWDDTFIPALKKVDFKADCMMISAGFDCKENDLLGNLGITDGGIEELTRRSMVLADEHCDGRLVSVLEGGYTLDSLADAVNTHITTLLTK, from the coding sequence ATGGAAAACACCGGCGTATCATCACATTCAACGGCAAAAAAGGGAACCGGGTTTGTTTATCATGACAAATATGCCCGCCATCAATTGACACAGGGCCATCCTGAATGTCCGCAGCGTCTGGAGGCTATCCGTGAAATGATGGCGTCGGAGGGGTTTGATAAAAGGGTGTGTTCCCTTTCGCCCGTTGATGATATGGCGAAGGTTCTGTCTTTTGTAAGGAAAATTCATTCGGAGGAGCATTGTGAATCGCTGAAAGAAAATCCGGAGACCTGGGAGGTTGCGATGCTCGCTGCCGGCGGAGCCATGGCCGGAGTCGATGCCGTTTTTTCGGGTCAGTGCAAAAATGTGTTCTGCGCACTCCGTCCCCCGGGACACCATGCCAACAACAACGGGCTCCATTATGACGGGCTCAATCAGGGGGAAGGGTTTTGTTTTATCAATAATATCGCCGTTGCAGCACGCTATGCTCAGGCTGCATGGGGATGTAAGGATATTCTGATAATCGACTGGGATATTCACCATGGTAACGGTACCGAATGGGCGTTTTATGAAGATCCCACGGTATTTTATTTTTCAACGCATGTTTTCTGGACCTTTCCCGGAACAGGACATCCGGGCAAAAAGGGACGGGGGGCCGGCGAAGGCTACACCCTGAACTGTCCTTTAGAACCTTACAGCGGCGATGATGAGATCCTTCAGGTGTGGGATGATACTTTTATTCCTGCCCTTAAAAAAGTGGATTTCAAAGCCGATTGCATGATGATTTCGGCAGGGTTCGATTGCAAGGAAAATGATCTTTTAGGCAACCTTGGTATCACCGATGGGGGGATTGAAGAGTTGACAAGAAGAAGTATGGTCCTTGCCGATGAGCATTGTGATGGACGGCTTGTTTCGGTATTGGAAGGCGGCTATACTCTTGACAGTCTTGCCGATGCAGTAAATACGCATATTACTACATTACTCACTAAATAA
- a CDS encoding SelT/SelW/SelH family protein: MAEELKKKFNAESELIESSGGVFEVEMDNDLIFSKKKLNRFPEEGEIATLVSQNK; encoded by the coding sequence CTGGCAGAGGAGCTGAAAAAGAAATTTAATGCAGAATCGGAACTTATCGAATCGAGTGGCGGCGTTTTTGAAGTCGAAATGGATAATGACCTGATATTTTCCAAGAAAAAGCTGAATCGATTTCCGGAGGAAGGTGAGATAGCAACGCTCGTTTCGCAAAACAAATGA
- a CDS encoding threonylcarbamoyl-AMP synthase, with amino-acid sequence MIHYEVHPCNPQPRFLNHAAALLKNENGICVYPTDTVYGMGACASNIKAVLKIAELLKKDKKRMFSYICTSFSQASVYAKISNANFKLMKRYLPGPFTFILPATNYVPKKISPRRKTVGIRIPDCPICLELVRLIEEPLGNTSLRLPGQERGDPKAIKPAVMHEVDIMLDIGPLPDPRGSTIVDLTGDVPEIIRMGKGEWGE; translated from the coding sequence ATGATTCACTACGAAGTACATCCGTGCAACCCCCAGCCGCGTTTTTTGAATCATGCAGCAGCATTGCTGAAAAATGAAAACGGTATTTGTGTGTATCCGACCGATACCGTATACGGCATGGGGGCCTGTGCAAGCAATATAAAGGCTGTTTTAAAGATCGCTGAGCTTCTGAAAAAAGATAAAAAGCGGATGTTTTCCTATATCTGTACCAGTTTTTCGCAGGCGAGTGTGTATGCAAAAATCAGCAATGCTAATTTCAAGCTTATGAAACGGTATCTTCCCGGTCCCTTCACGTTTATTCTTCCGGCAACAAACTATGTTCCAAAGAAGATAAGTCCCAGAAGAAAGACCGTGGGAATCAGAATTCCCGATTGCCCGATCTGTCTGGAGCTTGTTCGTTTGATTGAAGAGCCCCTGGGAAATACATCGTTGAGGTTACCGGGGCAGGAGCGGGGAGATCCGAAAGCAATAAAGCCTGCAGTCATGCACGAAGTCGATATCATGCTTGATATCGGGCCGCTTCCCGACCCGCGCGGATCAACTATTGTCGATCTGACCGGGGATGTTCCCGAGATTATCCGGATGGGGAAGGGGGAGTGGGGAGAGTGA
- the mazG gene encoding nucleoside triphosphate pyrophosphohydrolase, producing the protein MSEALDKFIEIIARLRGPGGCPWDREQTHKSILNCLLDETYEFFEAAEQDNDEKMKEELGDLLLQVVLHAQMGAERGAFTIDDVARGIAEKIIRRHPHVFGDTEVSSSKEVTRNWEEIKRTEKGMQDRKYLVDGVPEALPALFRAEKVQRRVARIGFDWTDMKPVLDKVEEEFGEFREALAMDDQEHAMEELGDIMFALVNVARHNKICAEDALRMTVKKFINRFRYIEDQYKKQGKDIRKASLEEMDLFWNESKGKVG; encoded by the coding sequence ATGTCTGAAGCATTAGACAAATTTATCGAAATAATAGCCCGCCTGCGTGGTCCCGGGGGATGTCCCTGGGACAGGGAGCAGACCCATAAGAGTATTCTCAATTGTCTTCTGGATGAGACCTATGAATTTTTTGAGGCTGCCGAGCAGGACAACGATGAGAAGATGAAAGAAGAACTGGGCGACCTTCTTCTTCAGGTGGTACTGCACGCTCAGATGGGTGCGGAGCGGGGCGCGTTTACTATCGATGATGTTGCCCGGGGGATAGCCGAAAAAATAATCCGCCGTCACCCGCACGTGTTCGGGGATACCGAGGTATCGTCATCGAAAGAAGTTACTCGTAACTGGGAAGAAATCAAGCGCACGGAGAAGGGGATGCAGGACCGGAAATATCTTGTTGACGGCGTTCCCGAGGCTTTGCCGGCCCTGTTCCGGGCAGAGAAAGTGCAGCGACGGGTCGCCCGGATCGGTTTTGACTGGACCGATATGAAACCGGTACTCGATAAGGTGGAGGAAGAATTCGGGGAATTTCGTGAAGCTCTTGCGATGGACGATCAGGAACACGCCATGGAAGAACTCGGGGATATCATGTTTGCTCTTGTCAATGTTGCCCGCCATAATAAAATCTGCGCCGAAGACGCCCTCAGGATGACTGTTAAAAAGTTCATTAACCGGTTCCGATATATCGAAGACCAGTATAAAAAACAGGGAAAAGATATACGAAAAGCCTCTCTTGAAGAAATGGATTTGTTCTGGAATGAGAGTAAGGGAAAGGTTGGGTAG
- a CDS encoding cystathionine beta-lyase — translation MTDPLTPYGNKPMVTPIVNAVSLGSTESLICIPYLTTMLYMPEERREMFGVNKNTVRLSCGIEQTDVLTKDIEQALKEV, via the coding sequence ATGACCGACCCACTGACCCCCTACGGCAATAAACCGATGGTTACACCTATTGTAAATGCGGTCAGTCTCGGCTCCACCGAATCGCTTATCTGTATCCCCTATCTCACGACAATGCTGTATATGCCCGAAGAACGTCGGGAAATGTTTGGAGTAAATAAAAACACGGTGAGGCTTTCCTGCGGTATCGAGCAAACCGATGTTTTGACAAAAGATATCGAGCAGGCATTGAAAGAAGTATAA